From Brassica oleracea var. oleracea cultivar TO1000 chromosome C3, BOL, whole genome shotgun sequence, a single genomic window includes:
- the LOC106328738 gene encoding uncharacterized protein LOC106328738 yields the protein MAKEQILRPWFLDLVPALVILLAAAHVMALGYWIYRLATDRRAQSQRGKFH from the exons ATGGCGAAGGAGCAAATCTTGAGGCCTTGGTTTCTGGATCTCGTACCGGCTTTGGTTATTTTGCTCGCCGCAGCTCATGTCATGGCCTTG GGTTACTGGATTTACAGATTGGCGACTGATCGTCGGGCTCAGAGTCAGAGAGGAAAGTTTCACTGA
- the LOC106336504 gene encoding uncharacterized protein LOC106336504 isoform X2: MGEMIVSLDEDIPLDSTRARFTNLLKRHQQLTDRLTRDSDKMIFDRLSKEFEAARASQSQEVCLDGEEWNDGLLATLRERVHMEADKKDSGNSGFAPVSHLEERIAYRVGNKVIYCLEGARIGIQYETSFAGETYEIYHCVLESKSFLEKMNVLEHTIPFFLPLRDLENDLLSSNAKKFFDNVGDLLHAYVERREQVRLIKELYGNQISELYHSLPYHMIEFAIDDCDCKVVVSLRYGNLMCELPTKVRVLAWPMHQLKRQCTSPRLSKLASQAIPVRLSFAEDALRIQSLPEEIVVKMPQEIEQIFL; encoded by the exons ATGGGAGAGATG ATTGTTTCGCTGGACGAAGACATTCCATTGGATTCAACACGAGCACGAT TCACGAATCTTCTCAAGAGGCATCAACAATTGACAGACCGTCTTACCAG GGATTCTGATAAGATGATATTTGATCGGTTAAGCAAAGAATTTGAAGCTGCTCGGGCATCCCAAAGTCAAG AAGTATGCTTAGATGGGGAAGAGTGGAATGATGGCTTGTTGGCTACACTAAGAGAACGG GTGCATATGGAGGCTGACAAAAAGGATAGCGGGAATTCAGGTTTTGCACCAGTTTCTCATCTTGAAGAACGAATTGCTTACAGGGTGGGAAATAAG GTGATTTATTGCTTAGAGGGAGCGAGAATTGGAATACAGTATGAAACATCTTTTGCAG GAGAAACTTACGAGATTTACCACTGTGTGCTTGAGAGCAAGTCGTTTTTGGAGAAGATGAATGTACTTGAGCACACAATTCCATTTTTTTTGCCACTACGTGACTTGGAAAATGATCTACTTTCTTCGAATGCTAAG AAATTTTTCGATAATGTTGGGGATCTCCTGCACGCATATGTGGAAAGGAGGGAGCAG GTCCGGCTTATCAAAGAGCTCTACGGAAATCAGATCAGTGAGCTTTATCACAGTCTTCCTTACCACATGATTGAATTTGCGATAGATGATTGTGACTG CAAGGTGGTGGTGAGCCTGAGATATGGGAATCTTATGTGTGAACTTCCGACAAAAGTAAGAGTTCTAGCATGGCCAATGCACCAGCTGAAGAGGCAGTGCACAAGCCCTAGGTTAAGCAAACTTGCAAGTCAAGCAATCCCTGTGCGTTTATCTTTTGCCGAGGATGCCTTAAGGATCCAATCACTACCTGAAG AGATTGTAGTAAAAATGCCACAAGAAATTGAGCAAATATTTCTGTAG
- the LOC106328736 gene encoding histidine kinase 5-like: protein MACEMENDQTEEMDIEVLSSMWPEDVGTQADNQFNVEKPAGDSDTLKEVDIAEKRTMADLKRLPELMNTTDQGSSQLTNLVKQWEYMQDHAVKLLREELKILTKQREEAEAKELKIIEEHNFESQEPENVPVLDDTSHLFRRFKHKKRDALVGSKRVEIDEEFDTVQYWKQKAFSLEKMLEASTERERRLIEKLNESLKTMESHSAPVEELTQNLKRAEGFLHFILQNAPIVMGHQDKDLRYLFIYNKFPTLREQDILGKTDVEIFHGGGVKESEDFKREVLEKGKASKREITFETELFGSKTFLIYVEPVYNKAREKIGINYMGMEVTDQVRKREKMAKLREDNAVRKAMESELNKTIHITEETMRAKQMLATMSHEIRSPSSGVVGMAEILSTTKLDKEQRQLLNVMISSGDLVLQLINDILDLSKVESGVMRLEATKFRPREVVKHVLQTAAASLKKDLTLEGNITDEVPIEVVGDVLRIRQILTNLISNAIKFTHEGKVGIKLKVISVPSFASGMELNADAEEQNGLTETETSVWIRCDVYDTGIGIPGKALPCLFKKYMQASADHARKYGGTGLGLAICKQLVELMGGQLTVTSQVNAGSTFTFILPYKVATSDDHSDDQDFSDMVDHHQPEPDDTTEGYFQFKPLLGSIYSNGGPVIGNNSFLPHKVMLTSPLKRINGFVSDTSNNTAQSETTQVENNGYIDETRLETCSGPCPSKETESCSSSQASSEGGALEMESELTVSSRREEEETETTKPKILLVEDNKINIMVAKSMMKQLGYTFDIANNGVEAMTAIKGTSYDLVLMDVCMPVLDGLKATRLIRSYEESGNWDAAIEAGVDIKISENEQACVHSTNRLPIIAMTANTLAESSEECYANGMDSFISKPVTLQKLKECLRRYLH from the exons ATGGCCTGCGAGATGGAAAATGATCAGACCGAAGAGATGGACATCGAAGTCTTGTCATCCATGTGGCCAGAAGACGTCGGAACCCAAGCAGACAACCAGTTCAACGTGGAGAAACCCGCGGGAGATTCAGACACCTTAAAAGAAGTCGACATCGCCGAGAAACGCACCATGGCCGATCTAAAACGCTTACCAGAACTCATGAACACGACAGACCAAGGCTCCTCTCAGCTAACCAACCTCGTGAAACAATGGGAGTACATGCAAGACCACGCGGTTAAGCTACTAAGAGAAGAGCTCAAGATTCTCACCAAACAAAGAGAAGAAGCCGAAGCCAAAGAGCTAAAGATCATAGAAGAGCATAACTTCGAAAGCCAAGAGCCAGAGAACGTTCCGGTTTTGGATGATACGAGCCATTTGTTCCGAAGGTTTAAGCACAAGAAAAGGGATGCGTTGGTCGGTAGCAAAAGGGTTGAGATCGACGAGGAGTTTGACACGGTTCAGTATTGGAAACAAAAGGCGTTTAGTTTGGAGAAGATGCTTGAAGCGAGTACCGAGAGAGAGAGGAGGTTGATTGAGAAGCTGAACGAGAGTTTGAAGACTATGGAGAGTCACTCTGCACCGGTTGAAGAGTTGACTCAGAATCTCAAAAGAGCTGAAGGGTTCCTGCATTTTATTCTTCAGAATGCACCTATTGTTATGGGACATCAAGATAAAGATCTACGCTACTTGTTCATCTACAACAAGTTTCCTACCTTGCGAGAACAG GACATTTTGGGGAAAACGGACGTGGAGATATTCCACGGAGGTGGAGTGAAAGAGTCTGAAGATTTCAAGAGAGAGGTTCTTGAGAAAGGCAAAGCTTCAAAGAGAGAGATCACATTTGAGACAGAGTTATTCGGATCAAAGACGTTTTTGATATACGTTGAGCCTGTTTACAACAAAGCTCGTGAGAAAATCGGTATCAACTACATGGGAATGGAAGTAACTGATCAGGTGAGAAAGAGAGAAAAAATGGCTAAACTTAGAGAAGACAACGCAGTTAGAAAAGCAATGGAATCAGAACTGAACAAGACCATTCACATTACAGAGGAGACAATGAGAGCTAAGCAAATGTTAGCGACAATGTCTCATGAGATAAGATCACCGTCGTCAGGAGTAGTGGGAATGGCTGAGATACTTTCTACTACAAAGTTGGATAAAGAGCAAAGACAGTTGTTGAATGTTATGATCTCTTCTGGAGATTTGGTGCTTCAGTTGATTAATGATATTCTTGATCTCTCCAAGGTTGAATCAG GTGTAATGAGACTAGAAGCTACCAAGTTTAGACCAAGAGAAGTGGTGAAGCATGTGCTTCAGACAGCTGCTGCGTCTCTGAAGAAAGACTTGACATTAGAAGGAAACATTACAGATGAAGTTCCTATCGAG GTAGTTGGAGATGTTCTAAGGATTCGGCAGATTCTCACCAACTTGATCAGCAATGCTATTAAGTTTACACATGAAGGAAAGGTTGGGATCAAACTCAAAGTGATATCTGTACCATCCTTTGCGAGTGGTATGGAGTTAAACGCAGACGCTGAAGAACAAAACGGTTTGACTGAGACAGAGACTTCGGTTTGGATCCGCTGTGACGTTTATGATACTGGAATTGGAATCCCAG GAAAAGCACTTCCTTGTTTGTTCAAGAAGTACATGCAAGCAAGCGCTGATCACGCTCGCAAATACGGTGGAACAGGTCTCGGTCTCGCCATTTGTAAACAGCTG GTTGAGCTAATGGGAGGTCAACTTACTGTGACAAGCCAAGTCAATGCCGGTTCAACGTTCACGTTCATACTACCTTACAAAGTTGCAACATCAGATGATCATTCAGATGATCAAGACTTCTCTGACATGGTTGATCATCATCAACCAGAACCAGACGACACAACCGAAGGATACTTCCAGTTTAAACCACTTCTTGGTTCTATCTATTCTAATGGCGGACCGGTCATAGGCAATAATAGCTTCTTACCTCATAAAGTCATGCTCACTAGCCCTCTTAAACGCATCAACGGCTTTGTCTCTGATACCTCTAACAACACTGCACAAAGCGAGACGACTCAGGTTGAAAACAATGGTTACATAGATGAAACAAGACTCGAAACCTGTTCTGGTCCATGTCCTTCTAAGGAAACAGAATCTTGTAGTAGTTCACAAGCTAGCTCAGAAGGTGGAGCCTTAGAAATGGAGTCAGAGCTTACAGTTTCATCTCGTAGAGAAGAGGAAGAAACAGAGACAACAAAGCCAAAGATTCTGCTAGTGGAAGATAATAAAATCAACATCATGGTTGCTAAGTCTATGATGAAACAATTAGGCTATACCTTTGATATTGCTAATAATGGAGTTGAAGCCATGACAGCTATTAAAGGCACTAGCTACGACTTGGTACTAATG GATGTGTGCATGCCAGTTCTGGATGGTTTAAAAGCCACAAGACTGATACGTTCCTATGAAGAATCTGGGAACTGGGATGCTGCAATAGAAGCTGGAGTAGATATAAAGATATCAGAGAATGAACAAGCTTGTGTGCATTCCACAAACCGGCTGCCTATAATAGCG ATGACAGCAAATACATTAGCAGAGAGCTCAGAAGAATGTTATGCAAATGGTATGGACTCTTTTATTTCAAAACCTGTAACGTTGCAGAAACTAAAAGAGTGTCTACGACGGTACTTGCATTGA
- the LOC106336505 gene encoding putative peptidyl-tRNA hydrolase PTRHD1 produces the protein MASAVVSAAFRLPLATRRFSNSSPRISLHHPTIWTRHLRRITTASSMSQLTSETDASRTNDENSAEKPDDVVVQYVVLRRDLIDSWPLGSVVTQGCHASVAAIWSFRDDPVTLQYCDPQHIDSMHKVTLEVKGETQMMNLSEKLKSGGISHKVWMEHPENIPTCIATKPYPKSQVSPFFKKLKLCK, from the exons ATGGCCTCCGCCGTCGTCTCCGCTGCGTTTCGACTGCCGCTCGCTACCCGCCGATTCTCCAACTCGTCGCCGCGGATTAGCTTGCATCATCCCACGATCTGGACTCGTCATCTCCGTCGGATTACAACAGCTTCATCCATGAGCCAACTAACCAGCGAAACCGATGCCTCCCGTACTAACGACGAGAACTCGGCGGAGAAACCAGACGACGTCGTGGTGCAGTACGTTGTGCTTCGACGAGATCTGATCGATTCGTGGCCACTCGGAAGCGTGGTGACTCAGGGATGCCACGCGTCGGTGGCGGCGATCTGGTCGTTCAGAGACGATCCGGTAACGCTTCAGTACTGTGATCCGCAGCACATTGACTCTATGCACAAG GTCACTCTTGAAGTTAAAGGAGAAACTCAGATGATGAATTTGTCAGAGAAGTTGAAATCAGGAGGAATCTCTCATAAGGTGTGGATGGAGCATCCGGAGAATATTCCGACTTGTATCGCTACAAAGCCTTATCCCAAATCTCAAGTCTCTCCTTTCTTCAAGAAGCTCAAGCTTTGCAAGTGA
- the LOC106336503 gene encoding arginine and glutamate-rich protein 1-like, producing MATSSGTTKTKPDNPNLTRSRSLGRKPKPAPSSEADGSDKKTAEKPVPNYLKPTISSRPDPVKFLKKNSAVEDKLLRRRSFDRPPSSLTSSTSSTHNKSLNTSPARSRDRPVVPREKPATGLRSSSFHGSSSRGGRGGSTVKSAPVASRGSPGVKKSGLSGGSSSKSKKEGSENVPKKPLGKKEITPESSSPPAPEHKDEEEIVKVKTDVQVSEPKEEDKDEVVQPEEPGEEETGQVDVSKEEGKDEDVQPEESGEEKETGLVDASKEEEKGELIIENATEEQTEEQKEPENTEENNNKDKEEVEDYEENSETVVTPVMKEAENVEESKEEEDAEAKEAESESNKVEEAPTETKDQAEESPEEGAKKEVVQGKKESPSAYNDVIASKMQENKRKNKVLALAGAFQTVIDYETAASK from the coding sequence ATGGCAACGAGCTCTGGTACAACGAAAACGAAACCAGACAACCCAAACCTAACCAGATCAAGATCTCTTGGCAGAAAGCCAAAGCCTGCACCATCATCAGAAGCCGATGGATCTGACAAGAAGACAGCTGAGAAGCCTGTGCCCAATTATCTCAAACCCACAATCAGCTCCAGACCAGACCCGGTCAAGTTTTTGAAGAAGAACAGCGCTGTCGAAGACAAGCTTCTTCGTAGACGTTCCTTTGATCGTCCTCCTTCGTCTTTGACTTCATCAACTTCGTCAACCCATAATAAGTCTCTCAACACCTCTCCTGCACGCTCACGTGACAGACCCGTGGTTCCGAGAGAGAAGCCTGCCACTGGTCTGCGCTCTTCATCTTTCCATGGAAGCAGCAGCAGAGGCGGTAGAGGAGGCAGCACGGTGAAGTCAGCTCCTGTGGCTTCAAGAGGATCTCCAGGGGTGAAGAAGAGCGGTCTGAGCGGTGGTAGCTCTTCCAAGAGTAAAAAGGAAGGTTCTGAGAATGTTCCAAAGAAACCTTTGGGTAAAAAAGAGATTACCCCGGAATCTTCTTCTCCTCCTGCGCCTGAACATAAGGATGAGGAGGAGATTGTCAAGGTCAAGACCGATGTACAAGTTTCTGAGCCGAAAGAAGAAGATAAAGATGAGGTTGTACAGCCTGAGGAACCCGGTGAAGAGGAGACCGGTCAAGTGGATGTGTCCAAAGAAGAAGGTAAAGATGAGGATGTACAGCCTGAGGAATCCGGTGAAGAGAAGGAGACCGGTCTAGTGGATGCCTCCAAAGAAGAAGAGAAAGGCGAACTGATCATCGAGAATGCAACAGAAGAGCAAACAGAGGAGCAGAAAGAACCAGAGAATACCGAAGAAAACAACAACAAAGACAAGGAAGAAGTTGAGGATTACGAGGAGAATAGCGAGACAGTTGTTACTCCAGTTATGAAAGAAGCTGAAAATGTCGAAGAAAGCAAGGAAGAGGAAGACGCAGAAGCTAAAGAAGCGGAGAGCGAAAGCAACAAAGTTGAAGAAGCACCAACAGAAACAAAGGATCAAGCAGAAGAATCACCAGAGGAAGGAGCAAAGAAGGAAGTGGTGCAAGGAAAGAAGGAATCTCCATCAGCATACAACGATGTAATAGCAAGTAAGATGCAAGAGAATAAAAGGAAGAACAAGGTCTTGGCTCTCGCTGGAGCCTTTCAGACAGTTATTGACTATGAAACTGCTGCATCTAAGTGA
- the LOC106336504 gene encoding uncharacterized protein LOC106336504 isoform X1, whose amino-acid sequence MGEMIVSLDEDIPLDSTRARFTNLLKRHQQLTDRLTRDSDKMIFDRLSKEFEAARASQSQEVCLDGEEWNDGLLATLRERVHMEADKKDSGNSGFAPVSHLEERIAYRVGNKVIYCLEGARIGIQYETSFAGETYEIYHCVLESKSFLEKMNVLEHTIPFFLPLRDLENDLLSSNAKKFFDNVGDLLHAYVERREQVRLIKELYGNQISELYHSLPYHMIEFAIDDCDCKVVVSLRYGNLMCELPTKVRVLAWPMHQLKRQCTSPRLSKLASQAIPVRLSFAEDALRIQSLPEAYAEIVVKMPQEIEQIFL is encoded by the exons ATGGGAGAGATG ATTGTTTCGCTGGACGAAGACATTCCATTGGATTCAACACGAGCACGAT TCACGAATCTTCTCAAGAGGCATCAACAATTGACAGACCGTCTTACCAG GGATTCTGATAAGATGATATTTGATCGGTTAAGCAAAGAATTTGAAGCTGCTCGGGCATCCCAAAGTCAAG AAGTATGCTTAGATGGGGAAGAGTGGAATGATGGCTTGTTGGCTACACTAAGAGAACGG GTGCATATGGAGGCTGACAAAAAGGATAGCGGGAATTCAGGTTTTGCACCAGTTTCTCATCTTGAAGAACGAATTGCTTACAGGGTGGGAAATAAG GTGATTTATTGCTTAGAGGGAGCGAGAATTGGAATACAGTATGAAACATCTTTTGCAG GAGAAACTTACGAGATTTACCACTGTGTGCTTGAGAGCAAGTCGTTTTTGGAGAAGATGAATGTACTTGAGCACACAATTCCATTTTTTTTGCCACTACGTGACTTGGAAAATGATCTACTTTCTTCGAATGCTAAG AAATTTTTCGATAATGTTGGGGATCTCCTGCACGCATATGTGGAAAGGAGGGAGCAG GTCCGGCTTATCAAAGAGCTCTACGGAAATCAGATCAGTGAGCTTTATCACAGTCTTCCTTACCACATGATTGAATTTGCGATAGATGATTGTGACTG CAAGGTGGTGGTGAGCCTGAGATATGGGAATCTTATGTGTGAACTTCCGACAAAAGTAAGAGTTCTAGCATGGCCAATGCACCAGCTGAAGAGGCAGTGCACAAGCCCTAGGTTAAGCAAACTTGCAAGTCAAGCAATCCCTGTGCGTTTATCTTTTGCCGAGGATGCCTTAAGGATCCAATCACTACCTGAAG CATACGCAGAGATTGTAGTAAAAATGCCACAAGAAATTGAGCAAATATTTCTGTAG
- the LOC106333970 gene encoding histidine kinase 5 translates to METDQTEEMDIKVLSSMWPEDVGTQADNRFNVEKPAGDSDTLKEVDIAEKRTMADLKRLPELMNMTNQGSSQLTNLVKQWEYTQDHAVKLFKEEVKILTRQREEAEAKELKIIEEHNFETQEPENVPVLDDTSDLYRRFKHKKRVKIDEEFDTVAYWKQKALSLEKMLEASTER, encoded by the coding sequence ATGGAGACTGATCAGACAGAAGAGATGGACATCAAAGTCTTGTCTTCCATGTGGCCCGAAGACGTTGGAACCCAAGCAGACAACCGGTTCAACGTCGAGAAACCCGCCGGTGATTCAGACACCTTAAAAGAAGTTGATATCGCTGAGAAACGCACCATGGCTGATTTAAAACGCTTACCAGAACTCATGAACATGACTAACCAAGGCTCTTCTCAACTCACCAACCTTGTGAAACAGTGGGAGTACACGCAGGACCACGCGGTTAAGCTATTTAAAGAAGAGGTCAAGATTCTCACCAGGCAAAGAGAAGAAGCAGAGGCCAAAGAGCTAAAGATCATAGAGGAGCATAACTTCGAGACTCAAGAGCCTGAGAACGTTCCGGTTTTGGATGATACTAGCGATTTGTACCGCAGGTTTAAGCACAAGAAAAGGGTTAAGATCGACGAGGAGTTTGATACGGTTGCGTATTGGAAACAGAAGGCGTTGAGTTTGGAAAAGATGCTTGAAGCGAGTACCGAGAGATAG
- the LOC106328357 gene encoding protein ENHANCED DISEASE RESISTANCE 2-like, with protein MSPSKQRHHRSSTGDTKSKPLRSASSSATPEWIAEAINGGSLRRVDPETGTDGWASPPGDVFSLRSDSYLTKKQKSPAGDYLLSPAGMDWLKSTSKLDNVLARPDNRVAHALRKAQSRGQSLKSFIFAVNLQIPGKDHHSAVFYFAAEEPIPSGSLLHRFINGDDSFRNQRFKIVNRIVKGPWVVKAAVGNYGACLLGKALTCNYHRGDNYFEIDVDICSSAIATAILRLALGYVTSVTIDMGFLAEAQTEEELPERLIGAVRVCQMEMSSAFVVDAPPPQQLASQPCRTLSLAKVNHDEDED; from the coding sequence ATGAGCCCTTCCAAGCAGCGACATCATCGCAGCTCCACCGGCGATACCAAGTCAAAACCGTTAAGATCCGCCTCCTCCTCCGCTACACCGGAATGGATCGCAGAAGCAATCAACGGCGGCTCCCTCCGCCGCGTAGATCCCGAAACGGGCACCGACGGATGGGCTTCGCCTCCCGGCGACGTCTTCTCTCTCCGCTCCGACTCCTACTTAACAAAAAAACAAAAATCCCCCGCCGGAGATTACCTCCTCTCCCCCGCCGGCATGGACTGGCTCAAATCGACCTCGAAACTAGACAATGTCCTCGCGCGTCCCGATAACCGCGTGGCTCACGCGCTCAGAAAAGCTCAATCACGAGGCCAATCTCTCAAGTCCTTCATCTTCGCCGTGAACCTCCAGATCCCGGGGAAAGACCACCACAGCGCGGTGTTCTACTTCGCCGCGGAGGAGCCGATCCCCTCAGGATCACTCCTCCACCGGTTTATAAACGGCGACGACTCGTTCCGGAACCAGAGGTTCAAGATCGTGAACCGGATCGTGAAAGGGCCATGGGTGGTTAAAGCCGCCGTCGGGAACTACGGCGCGTGCCTCCTCGGGAAGGCGCTGACGTGCAATTACCACAGAGGCGATAACTACTTCGAGATCGACGTCGATATATGCAGCTCGGCGATCGCGACGGCGATTCTGCGGCTGGCGCTGGGGTACGTGACGAGCGTGACGATCGACATGGGGTTCCTGGCGGAAGCGCAGACGGAGGAGGAGCTGCCGGAGAGGTTGATCGGAGCTGTGAGGGTTTGTCAGATGGAAATGTCGTCGGCGTTTGTGGTCGACGCGCCGCCGCCTCAGCAACTGGCGTCGCAGCCGTGTAGAACGCTGAGTTTGGCGAAAGTTAACCACGACGAAGACGAGGATTGA